In a single window of the Deinococcus aetherius genome:
- a CDS encoding acyltransferase → MTTSPVSADASLPATVPGRRSDAGARLPAVDVFRGLAIVAVVAHHLTGLALRHAEAGSTLSTAIAVINRSLHFVVPAFVFMTALVLTRSAMRRLDLGKYYAARIRTALLPYLLWTVLYVLFRVVTHQDPLAALADPARWQVWVQYGKGYFHLYFLLIVLQFYLVLPLLLPLWRRRWPFLAVLALAFALQFLVFWLNRTGVLSFRFPGTMALWYIPALTLGMYFGANEGAFEALWARWRGWFVGAAVLALAWYVPVAVSLLEGGRVSSVTYSAANWTFTAAAVLALFGLAQVLAPFQTRWRSVLVYLGTVSLQIYLLHPGVLWFLERVGFPGRPAAFLGVLAVYGLIALGIPVLIARLLEGRALSRWLFGR, encoded by the coding sequence ATGACCACATCCCCCGTTTCCGCCGACGCTTCCCTGCCCGCGACGGTGCCCGGGAGGCGGAGTGACGCCGGGGCCCGCCTCCCCGCCGTGGACGTGTTCCGGGGACTGGCAATCGTCGCCGTCGTGGCCCACCACCTTACCGGGCTGGCGCTGCGGCACGCGGAGGCGGGCTCGACCCTGAGTACTGCCATCGCCGTCATCAACCGCTCCCTGCACTTCGTGGTGCCCGCCTTCGTCTTCATGACGGCGCTCGTGCTCACCCGCTCGGCGATGCGGCGGCTCGACCTCGGGAAGTATTACGCGGCCCGTATCCGCACGGCGCTGCTGCCGTACCTGCTCTGGACGGTCCTGTACGTGCTCTTCCGGGTCGTGACCCATCAGGATCCCCTCGCCGCGCTCGCCGACCCGGCGCGCTGGCAGGTGTGGGTGCAGTACGGCAAGGGGTACTTTCACCTGTACTTCCTGCTGATCGTCCTCCAGTTCTACCTCGTGCTGCCGCTATTGCTCCCGTTGTGGCGGCGGCGCTGGCCCTTCCTGGCGGTGCTCGCCCTGGCCTTCGCGTTGCAGTTCCTGGTGTTCTGGCTCAACCGCACGGGCGTCCTGAGCTTCCGTTTCCCCGGCACGATGGCCCTGTGGTACATCCCGGCCCTCACCCTGGGGATGTACTTTGGCGCGAACGAGGGGGCGTTCGAGGCGCTGTGGGCGCGGTGGCGGGGGTGGTTCGTGGGGGCCGCCGTGCTGGCCCTCGCGTGGTACGTGCCCGTCGCGGTGTCGCTGCTGGAGGGCGGGCGGGTGAGCAGCGTGACCTACAGCGCGGCGAACTGGACCTTCACGGCGGCGGCGGTGCTCGCCCTGTTCGGGCTGGCGCAGGTGCTGGCCCCTTTCCAGACACGGTGGCGCTCGGTGCTCGTCTATCTGGGCACGGTGAGCCTCCAGATCTATCTGCTCCACCCGGGGGTGTTGTGGTTCCTGGAGCGGGTGGGCTTTCCGGGCCGCCCGGCCGCGTTCCTCGGGGTGCTCGCCGTGTACGGGCTGATCGCCCTGGGTATCCCGGTGCTGATCGCGCGTCTGCTGGAGGGCAGGGCGCTGTCGCGCTGGCTGTTCGGTCGCTGA
- a CDS encoding molybdopterin oxidoreductase family protein, with amino-acid sequence MTAPSTRDVFLTCPLDCPDACRLRITLARGEDGVERAVKLTGDADHPYTRGFACAKTVHYPARQNHPDRPLYPLRRVNPKTDPEPRFERVTWDEALDDIAARLRTLLDTRGPSTILRYHYAGTMGLMENSHAHALWRALGTPELDETICATAGTAAWQVGYGPRYGVDPLDVPHARLIILWGINSLSTNIHLTPQMTAARKNGARIIHIDPYRNRTSQYADTHLKLRPGTDAALALGVMHELFAHGWTDEAYIAEATRGVEELREAAREWTPERTAEVTGLTVEEVRDLARAIGTTRPTYIRVGYGMTRHENGGTNLRAVTLIPALTGDWRHRGGGVVLSTSGAFALNRTRLGGAHLVRPETPHVNMNELANALAPEAGFGAVIVYNCNPAVVAPDSGRVRAGLQRDDLLVVVLEQAMTETARLADYVLPATTFMEHPDLYPSYGHHWLGYNEAVLEAPGETRPNTWVFQQLARRLGVTEPSVCWTVDDLMREVLATDHPHLAGVTPERLKAKGSVRLNLPETFLPYAHGAPTPSGKVELSPAPRHQEPEARLNADYPLRLITPPAHHFLNSTYGNLERLNRAEGGEPQVLVHPFDAGTYGLTDGERALIRSEVGQALRRVKVTEAAQPGVAVVEGTWWGLSAPDGTSINALTAQTLTDLGGGSTFHNTRVRIEAAGD; translated from the coding sequence ATGACCGCCCCCTCCACCCGCGACGTCTTCCTCACCTGCCCCCTCGACTGCCCGGATGCCTGTCGCCTCCGTATCACACTGGCGCGCGGCGAGGACGGCGTGGAGCGCGCGGTGAAACTGACGGGCGACGCGGACCACCCCTACACCCGGGGTTTCGCCTGCGCCAAGACCGTCCACTACCCGGCGCGGCAGAACCACCCGGACCGGCCCCTTTACCCCCTGCGGCGCGTGAACCCCAAGACCGACCCCGAACCCCGCTTCGAGCGGGTGACCTGGGACGAGGCGCTGGACGACATCGCGGCCCGGCTGAGGACGCTGCTCGACACGCGCGGCCCCTCCACCATCTTGCGCTACCACTACGCGGGCACGATGGGGCTGATGGAGAACTCGCACGCCCATGCCCTGTGGCGGGCGCTGGGCACCCCCGAACTCGACGAGACGATCTGCGCGACGGCGGGCACGGCGGCGTGGCAGGTGGGCTACGGCCCGCGCTACGGGGTGGACCCCCTCGACGTGCCGCACGCTCGACTGATCATCCTGTGGGGCATCAACTCGCTGAGCACGAACATCCACCTCACCCCGCAGATGACGGCGGCCCGCAAGAACGGCGCGCGCATCATCCACATCGACCCCTACCGCAACCGCACGAGCCAGTACGCGGACACCCACCTCAAGCTGCGGCCCGGCACCGACGCCGCCCTCGCCCTGGGCGTGATGCACGAACTCTTCGCCCACGGCTGGACGGACGAGGCGTACATCGCCGAGGCGACGCGGGGGGTGGAGGAACTGCGCGAGGCGGCGCGGGAGTGGACGCCCGAGCGGACGGCGGAGGTCACCGGCCTGACCGTGGAGGAGGTGCGCGACCTCGCCCGTGCCATCGGCACGACGCGGCCCACGTACATCCGCGTCGGCTACGGGATGACGCGGCACGAGAACGGCGGGACGAACCTGCGGGCCGTCACCCTCATCCCCGCGCTGACGGGCGACTGGCGGCACCGGGGCGGGGGCGTCGTCCTGAGCACGAGCGGCGCCTTCGCGCTCAACCGAACTCGCTTGGGAGGCGCGCACCTCGTCAGGCCCGAGACGCCGCACGTCAACATGAACGAGCTGGCGAACGCCCTCGCGCCGGAAGCTGGATTCGGCGCGGTCATCGTCTACAACTGCAACCCCGCCGTCGTCGCGCCGGATTCAGGCCGGGTCCGCGCGGGACTCCAGCGGGACGACCTCCTTGTCGTCGTGCTCGAACAGGCGATGACCGAGACGGCGCGGCTGGCCGATTACGTCCTGCCCGCGACGACCTTCATGGAGCACCCCGACCTGTACCCCAGCTACGGACACCACTGGCTCGGCTACAACGAGGCCGTGCTGGAGGCTCCCGGCGAGACGCGACCGAACACCTGGGTTTTTCAGCAACTCGCCCGCCGCCTGGGCGTCACCGAGCCCAGCGTGTGCTGGACGGTGGACGACCTGATGCGCGAGGTGCTGGCGACCGACCATCCGCACCTCGCGGGAGTTACCCCCGAACGTCTCAAGGCCAAGGGGAGCGTGCGGCTGAACCTGCCCGAGACGTTCCTGCCCTATGCCCACGGCGCCCCCACGCCGAGCGGCAAGGTGGAACTCTCGCCCGCCCCACGGCACCAGGAGCCCGAGGCGCGACTGAACGCGGACTACCCGCTGCGCCTGATCACCCCGCCCGCCCACCACTTCCTGAACAGCACGTACGGCAACCTGGAGCGGCTGAACCGTGCCGAGGGGGGAGAGCCGCAGGTGTTGGTTCACCCCTTCGATGCCGGGACCTATGGCCTGACGGACGGCGAACGTGCGCTGATCAGGAGCGAGGTGGGCCAGGCCCTGCGCCGCGTGAAGGTGACGGAGGCCGCCCAGCCCGGCGTCGCCGTCGTGGAGGGGACGTGGTGGGGCCTGAGCGCACCCGACGGCACGAGCATCAACGCGCTGACCGCACAGACGCTGACCGACCTGGGCGGGGGCAGCACCTTCCACAACACGCGGGTGCGGATCGAGGCGGCGGGGGACTGA
- a CDS encoding SDR family oxidoreductase, whose protein sequence is MTKVVIVTGGSRGIGAATARLAALEGYAVGVNYRQDAGAAGEVVREIESAGGRALAVRADVGSEEEVERLFDEVEAGLGRVTALVNNAGVLERQTRVEEMDAARLTRVLTTNVIGSFLCAGAAVRRMSTRHGGAGGVIVTVSSRAAVLGSPGEYVDYAASKGAVDTLTVGLAREVAAEGIRVCGVRPELIETEIHALGGEPRRVTRLAPGIPMGRGGSPEEVARAILWLLSEEASYVTGALLDVGGGR, encoded by the coding sequence ATGACCAAAGTTGTGATCGTCACGGGAGGGAGCCGGGGCATCGGCGCGGCCACGGCACGGCTCGCGGCCCTTGAGGGTTACGCGGTGGGCGTGAACTACCGGCAGGACGCCGGGGCGGCGGGGGAGGTCGTGCGCGAGATCGAAAGCGCCGGGGGCCGAGCCCTCGCCGTGCGGGCCGATGTGGGTAGCGAGGAGGAGGTGGAGCGGCTGTTCGATGAGGTAGAGGCGGGGCTGGGCCGGGTCACCGCGCTCGTGAACAACGCGGGGGTGCTGGAGCGGCAGACGCGGGTGGAGGAGATGGACGCGGCCCGGCTCACGCGGGTCCTGACAACCAACGTGATCGGCAGCTTCCTGTGTGCCGGGGCGGCGGTGCGGCGGATGTCCACCCGCCACGGGGGAGCGGGCGGCGTGATCGTCACCGTCTCGTCGCGGGCCGCCGTGCTGGGGTCGCCGGGCGAGTACGTCGATTACGCGGCCTCCAAGGGGGCGGTCGACACGTTGACGGTCGGCTTGGCCCGCGAGGTCGCCGCCGAGGGCATCCGGGTCTGCGGAGTGCGCCCCGAGTTGATCGAGACCGAGATTCACGCGCTGGGCGGGGAACCGCGCCGGGTCACCCGGCTGGCCCCCGGTATCCCGATGGGACGCGGCGGCAGCCCGGAGGAGGTCGCCCGGGCGATCCTGTGGCTCCTCTCGGAGGAGGCGAGTTACGTCACCGGCGCGCTGCTGGACGTGGGCGGCGGACGTTGA